From a region of the Thermus caldilimi genome:
- the mqnE gene encoding aminofutalosine synthase MqnE yields MKGIRDPKLWPIAEKVEASERLTFAEGLVLYRTRDLPGLMRLANRVREKKHGHKTYFVHSIRVSQTNICYVGCTFCAFQRKFGEEGAWDWDVEEVVAWVRERYQPGLTEIHMTAGHHPKRPFSYYLDLVRALKASFPGVQVKAWTAAEIHHFSKIARLPYKEVLQALKEAGLDAMPGGGAEIFAERVRKEIARAKVSAEGWLEIHHIAHELGIPTNATMLYGHIETLEERLDHMDRLRQLQDETGGFMSFIPLAFQPDGNQLAKQLGKREFTTGLDDLRNLAVARLYLDNIPHVKGYWATLTPELAQVSLDWGVTDIDGTLIEERIVHMAGSPTPKGLSKRELAEIIRKAGRIPVERDALYREIRVWDSVAAPLAEGGTQGA; encoded by the coding sequence GTGAAGGGCATCCGGGACCCCAAGCTCTGGCCCATCGCCGAAAAGGTGGAGGCGAGCGAACGCCTCACCTTTGCTGAAGGGCTCGTTCTCTACCGAACCCGGGACCTGCCAGGCCTCATGCGCCTGGCCAACCGGGTGCGGGAGAAAAAGCACGGGCACAAGACCTACTTCGTCCATTCCATCCGCGTTTCCCAGACCAACATCTGTTACGTGGGCTGCACCTTCTGCGCCTTCCAGAGAAAGTTCGGGGAGGAGGGGGCCTGGGACTGGGATGTGGAGGAAGTTGTGGCCTGGGTGCGGGAGCGGTACCAGCCCGGCCTCACGGAAATCCACATGACGGCGGGCCACCACCCCAAAAGGCCCTTTTCCTACTACCTGGACCTGGTGCGGGCCCTAAAAGCGAGCTTCCCCGGGGTGCAGGTGAAGGCCTGGACCGCGGCGGAGATTCACCACTTCTCCAAGATCGCCCGCCTCCCCTACAAGGAGGTGCTCCAGGCCCTCAAGGAGGCGGGCCTGGACGCCATGCCGGGGGGAGGAGCGGAGATCTTCGCCGAAAGGGTGCGCAAGGAGATCGCCCGGGCCAAGGTAAGCGCCGAGGGATGGCTGGAAATCCATCACATCGCCCACGAGCTGGGCATCCCCACCAACGCCACCATGCTCTACGGGCACATCGAGACCCTCGAGGAGCGCCTGGACCACATGGACCGGCTCCGTCAGCTCCAGGACGAGACCGGGGGGTTCATGAGCTTCATTCCCTTGGCCTTCCAGCCGGACGGCAACCAGCTGGCAAAGCAGCTCGGCAAGCGGGAGTTCACCACCGGCCTGGACGACCTCCGCAACCTGGCCGTGGCCCGGCTTTACCTGGACAACATCCCCCACGTCAAGGGGTACTGGGCCACCCTGACCCCGGAGCTGGCCCAGGTTTCCCTAGACTGGGGGGTCACGGACATCGACGGCACCCTGATCGAGGAGCGCATCGTCCATATGGCGGGAAGCCCCACCCCCAAGGGGCTATCCAAGAGGGAGCTTGCGGAGATCATCCGCAAAGCGGGACGGATCCCTGTGGAGCGGGACGCCCTTTACCGGGAGATCCGGGTCTGGGACAGCGTGGCGGCTCCTCTGGCCGAGGGAGGTACCCAAGGGGCCTGA
- a CDS encoding YqhA family protein → MRPEALVYPLRWLMLLPVVGMLLGALYFAWHALEETLLAVQKPLDEALPVLVGAVDLALLSAVFLIFSLGLFELFIRKLELPMENVLTVESLADLKGKLGQVIVMILVVKFFEKASAFKPQTSLDFLLFAGGVALLAAALWLAKAKD, encoded by the coding sequence ATGCGCCCGGAAGCCCTGGTTTACCCTTTGCGCTGGCTCATGCTTCTCCCCGTGGTGGGGATGCTCCTCGGGGCCCTCTATTTCGCCTGGCATGCCCTCGAGGAAACCCTCCTTGCGGTGCAAAAACCCTTGGACGAAGCCCTTCCCGTCCTGGTGGGCGCTGTGGACCTGGCCCTTTTAAGTGCGGTTTTCCTCATCTTCAGCCTGGGCCTTTTTGAACTTTTCATCCGCAAGCTGGAACTTCCCATGGAAAACGTCCTCACGGTGGAAAGCCTGGCGGACCTCAAAGGTAAGCTAGGCCAGGTGATCGTCATGATCCTGGTGGTGAAGTTCTTTGAAAAGGCCTCAGCCTTCAAGCCCCAGACCTCCTTGGACTTCCTCCTCTTCGCCGGCGGGGTGGCCCTCCTGGCCGCCGCCTTATGGCTGGCCAAGGCCAAAGACTAA
- a CDS encoding LacI family DNA-binding transcriptional regulator — protein sequence MSKKKPTILEVAARAGVGLGTVSRVLNNHKAVRPETRARVLKAMEELGYTPNPHARRIAGGRSYTVSVLLPFVATEFYRRLVEGIEGVLLERRYDLALFPILSQARLRRYLESSTLAFLTDGLILASYDLSEHFEGGRLPTDRPAVLVDAKNPRYDSVFLDNFLGGHLAGEYLVRFPGPIFAVKVEEEPDRAFHHTVFAERLAGFREALKAAGRPFPEEHLYTTRLSQEGGRLALRYFLEKASPPVNIFAGADQVALGVLEETERLGLTVGKEVRVLGFDGHPFTEEVGLSTIAQPVEAMGARAAQLLLERMQGYTGPPRAVRFEPLLIERASTRTSPAVPYLP from the coding sequence ATGAGCAAGAAGAAACCCACCATCCTCGAGGTGGCCGCCCGGGCCGGGGTCGGCCTGGGCACGGTGAGCCGGGTGCTCAACAACCATAAGGCGGTGCGCCCGGAAACCCGGGCCCGGGTGCTGAAGGCCATGGAGGAACTGGGCTACACCCCCAACCCCCATGCCCGGCGCATCGCGGGAGGAAGAAGCTACACGGTCTCCGTCCTCCTTCCCTTCGTGGCCACGGAGTTCTACCGAAGGCTCGTGGAGGGCATCGAAGGCGTCCTCCTGGAAAGGCGCTACGACCTGGCCCTCTTCCCCATCCTCTCCCAGGCCCGGCTCAGGCGGTATTTGGAAAGCTCCACCCTGGCCTTCCTCACCGACGGCCTCATCCTCGCCTCCTACGACCTGAGCGAGCACTTTGAGGGGGGCCGTCTTCCCACCGACCGCCCCGCGGTGCTGGTGGACGCCAAGAACCCCCGGTACGACTCCGTCTTCCTGGACAACTTCCTGGGGGGCCACCTGGCCGGGGAGTACCTGGTGCGCTTTCCCGGCCCCATCTTCGCCGTGAAGGTGGAGGAGGAACCCGACCGGGCCTTCCACCACACGGTCTTCGCCGAGCGCCTGGCCGGCTTCCGGGAAGCCCTCAAGGCGGCAGGCCGCCCCTTCCCCGAGGAGCACCTCTACACCACCCGGCTCTCCCAGGAAGGGGGGAGGCTCGCCCTCCGGTACTTCCTGGAGAAGGCTTCCCCGCCCGTCAACATCTTCGCTGGGGCCGACCAGGTGGCTCTAGGCGTTCTGGAGGAGACAGAAAGGCTTGGGCTTACCGTGGGCAAGGAGGTGCGGGTTCTGGGCTTTGACGGCCATCCCTTCACCGAGGAGGTAGGGCTTTCCACCATCGCCCAGCCGGTGGAGGCCATGGGCGCCCGGGCGGCGCAGCTTCTCCTGGAGAGGATGCAGGGCTATACAGGCCCTCCCCGGGCCGTGCGCTTTGAACCCCTCCTGATCGAACGGGCCTCCACCCGCACCTCTCCCGCGGTTCCCTACCTGCCTTAG
- a CDS encoding glycerol-3-phosphate acyltransferase — MAYVLLAYLLGSLVGGLLFFPEVRAKDLPGGSGVFRRKGPWAALGVVLWDLGKGALVLLLVPPEWRVWAAAAVVAGHNWPLFFRFRGGGGIAPSLGYFLAWLPGETLGAAFLGLGVAGVYHLLYWRRRRKGIYPIPFGAIFGYLALWLLAPAEGRLAASLVALVVALRGLQILSGRW; from the coding sequence ATGGCCTACGTGCTTCTGGCGTACCTCCTGGGTTCCCTGGTGGGAGGCCTCCTCTTCTTCCCCGAGGTGCGGGCCAAAGATCTTCCGGGGGGCTCGGGGGTTTTCCGCCGCAAGGGTCCTTGGGCTGCCCTTGGGGTGGTGCTTTGGGACCTGGGCAAGGGAGCCTTGGTCCTTCTCCTGGTTCCCCCCGAGTGGCGGGTGTGGGCCGCGGCGGCGGTGGTGGCGGGGCACAACTGGCCCCTCTTCTTCCGCTTCCGGGGCGGGGGTGGGATTGCCCCCTCCTTGGGCTACTTCCTGGCCTGGCTTCCCGGGGAAACCCTAGGGGCGGCGTTTTTGGGCCTGGGGGTGGCGGGGGTCTACCACCTCCTTTACTGGAGGAGGCGGCGTAAGGGTATTTATCCCATACCCTTCGGGGCCATCTTCGGCTACCTGGCGCTTTGGCTCCTGGCCCCCGCCGAGGGGCGGCTTGCGGCCTCGCTGGTGGCCCTGGTGGTGGCCCTGAGGGGTCTGCAAATTCTCTCGGGAAGATGGTAG
- a CDS encoding fumarylacetoacetate hydrolase family protein, producing the protein MKLLRFNEGRWGILEGELVLETDGPGGNPTGRRYDLASVRLLVPATPSKIACVGRNYREHIREMGHDFGQDLPKEPGLFLKAPNALAHPGNPRDPWNTGDAVPYPFFTQELHYEGELAVVIGDRMRNVPPEKALDHVLGYTIAVDITARDAQKQDLQWVRAKSADKFLPLGPWIETDLDPQNTWVRTYVNDQLRQEGHTSAMIFSVAEILSYISSFMTLEPLDVVLTGTPEGVGALQPGDRLEVAIEGIGTLHVRIGPKEERPW; encoded by the coding sequence ATGAAGCTTTTACGCTTTAACGAAGGCCGCTGGGGGATACTGGAAGGGGAGCTGGTTCTGGAAACGGATGGCCCCGGGGGAAATCCCACGGGGAGGCGCTACGACCTGGCCTCGGTGCGCCTTTTGGTCCCGGCCACGCCCAGCAAGATCGCGTGCGTGGGGAGAAACTACCGGGAGCACATCCGGGAGATGGGGCACGATTTCGGCCAGGACCTGCCCAAGGAGCCGGGCCTGTTCCTGAAGGCCCCCAACGCCTTAGCCCACCCCGGCAACCCGCGGGATCCCTGGAACACGGGGGATGCGGTGCCCTACCCCTTCTTTACCCAGGAACTCCACTACGAGGGGGAGCTGGCGGTGGTCATCGGCGACCGCATGCGGAACGTGCCCCCGGAAAAAGCCCTGGACCACGTGCTGGGGTACACCATCGCCGTGGACATCACCGCCCGGGATGCCCAGAAACAGGACCTGCAGTGGGTGCGGGCCAAGAGCGCCGATAAGTTTCTGCCGCTAGGCCCCTGGATCGAAACCGATCTGGACCCGCAGAACACCTGGGTGCGCACCTACGTGAACGACCAGCTTCGCCAGGAGGGGCACACCTCCGCCATGATTTTCAGCGTGGCCGAGATCCTCTCCTACATCTCCAGCTTCATGACCCTGGAGCCCTTGGATGTGGTCCTCACTGGCACCCCGGAGGGCGTGGGGGCCTTGCAGCCGGGGGACAGGCTGGAGGTGGCCATTGAGGGCATCGGCACCCTGCACGTCCGGATCGGCCCTAAGGAGGAGCGCCCATGGTGA
- a CDS encoding MBL fold metallo-hydrolase yields MVKVLDLHFQGAEKVIAGFLLQSKEGPVLIETGPESTYPRLEAALKQEGVDPKEVRHVFVTHIHLDHAGAAWRFAELGATVYVHPRGAPHLVDPSRLLASAERIYGAMLKPLWGELRGIPQERVWVLEDGEVVNLGGLKIQALETLGHASHHHAYRVDGLLFAGDIAGVRIAPGPVLPPTPPPDIHLESWYASLDRLLALRPEALYLTHFGPYRDVEAHLLALRGVLEEWAGWVLHRLKEGLPLEEMSERFEAYWREGLRRAGVEEGMRLYELADPPYMNLQGLVRYWQKHHPEALG; encoded by the coding sequence ATGGTGAAGGTCCTGGACCTCCACTTTCAGGGGGCGGAGAAGGTCATCGCCGGCTTCCTCCTCCAGTCCAAAGAGGGGCCGGTCCTGATCGAAACGGGGCCGGAGAGCACCTACCCCCGCCTCGAGGCGGCCTTGAAGCAGGAGGGAGTGGACCCGAAGGAGGTCCGCCATGTCTTCGTGACCCACATCCACCTGGACCATGCCGGGGCTGCCTGGCGGTTTGCGGAGCTTGGGGCCACGGTGTACGTGCATCCCCGGGGGGCCCCGCACCTGGTGGATCCCTCGAGGCTTCTGGCCTCCGCCGAGCGCATCTATGGGGCGATGCTAAAACCCCTCTGGGGGGAGCTTAGGGGGATCCCCCAGGAGCGGGTGTGGGTCCTGGAGGATGGGGAGGTGGTGAACCTCGGGGGGCTTAAGATCCAGGCCTTGGAGACCCTGGGCCACGCTTCCCATCACCATGCCTACCGGGTGGATGGCCTCCTCTTCGCCGGGGACATTGCCGGGGTGCGCATCGCCCCGGGGCCGGTTCTGCCCCCTACCCCACCTCCCGACATCCACCTGGAAAGCTGGTACGCTTCCCTGGACCGCCTCCTGGCCCTTAGGCCCGAGGCCCTCTACCTCACCCACTTCGGTCCTTACCGGGACGTGGAAGCCCACCTCCTGGCCTTGCGGGGGGTTCTGGAGGAGTGGGCGGGCTGGGTCCTGCACCGGCTTAAGGAGGGGCTTCCCCTGGAGGAGATGAGCGAGCGTTTTGAGGCCTACTGGCGGGAGGGCTTGAGGCGGGCCGGGGTGGAGGAGGGAATGCGCCTCTACGAGCTCGCCGATCCTCCCTACATGAACCTGCAAGGTCTGGTGCGCTACTGGCAGAAGCACCATCCGGAGGCCCTGGGATAG
- the purN gene encoding phosphoribosylglycinamide formyltransferase produces the protein MLSPFPLGRPARMAVMASGRGTNLEALLEAFPPQNPWGEVVLVLSDNPEAYALKRASRRGVEAVAIPWRGRKAFEREALDLLRARGVDLVLLAGFMRLLSPGFVEPWYGRLLNIHPSLLPDYPGLHVHRRVLEAGERETGSTVHFVDQGMDTGPLVLQGRVPVLPGDTPETLERRVLFLEHRLYPKAVRLVLSGLAFPPGEGLKALLGEAWPRFQELTPREKPLYLRAAALLSAWGLGGLVPAALLGQGGDWGRGAFLAAHLLAEDHPALRRELAELPEEVRLRAEQALRRVESPL, from the coding sequence ATGCTGAGCCCGTTTCCCTTGGGCCGTCCCGCGCGGATGGCGGTTATGGCCTCGGGCCGGGGTACCAACCTGGAGGCCCTCCTGGAGGCCTTTCCCCCTCAAAACCCCTGGGGGGAGGTGGTGCTGGTCCTCTCCGACAACCCGGAGGCCTACGCTTTAAAGCGGGCCTCGAGGCGGGGGGTGGAGGCGGTGGCCATCCCCTGGCGGGGGAGGAAGGCGTTTGAAAGGGAGGCCCTGGACCTTTTGCGGGCCAGGGGTGTGGATCTGGTGCTCCTGGCTGGCTTCATGCGCCTCCTCTCCCCGGGTTTTGTGGAACCCTGGTACGGGCGCCTTTTGAACATCCACCCCTCCCTCCTCCCGGACTACCCGGGGCTACACGTGCACCGGAGGGTCTTGGAGGCGGGGGAAAGGGAAACGGGCTCCACGGTGCACTTCGTGGACCAGGGGATGGATACTGGCCCCCTCGTCCTCCAGGGGCGGGTGCCCGTTCTGCCCGGGGATACCCCGGAAACCCTGGAAAGGCGGGTGCTTTTCCTGGAGCACCGCCTTTATCCCAAGGCGGTGCGCCTGGTCCTTTCCGGGCTCGCCTTCCCCCCTGGGGAGGGCCTTAAGGCCCTTCTTGGGGAGGCTTGGCCCCGCTTCCAGGAGCTCACTCCCAGGGAGAAGCCCCTTTATCTCCGGGCCGCAGCCCTGCTTTCCGCCTGGGGCCTGGGGGGCCTGGTGCCGGCTGCCCTTCTGGGCCAAGGGGGGGACTGGGGCCGGGGGGCCTTCCTCGCCGCCCACCTTCTGGCGGAGGACCATCCCGCCCTGCGCCGGGAGCTTGCCGAACTCCCTGAGGAGGTTCGCCTGAGGGCCGAGCAGGCCTTGAGGCGGGTAGAATCTCCCCTATGA
- the purD gene encoding phosphoribosylamine--glycine ligase, translated as MKVLVVGSGGREHALLWKAAQSPLVDRLYAAPGNAGMAALAELVPWNGDVEALADWALSEGIDLTLVGPEAPLVEGIADAFQKRGLLIFGPTQKAAMIEGSKAFAKRLMERYGIPTAQYRVFQDALLALEYVESAGVPIVIKDSGLAAGKGVTVAFDLHTAKQAVLNLLSGPEGGEVVVEEYLEGDEATVLALTDGETILPLLPSQDHKRLLDGDQGPMTGGMGAVAPYPMEAATLRRVEEEILKPLIHGLRAEGVVYRGVVYAGLMLTREGPKVLEFNARFGDPEAQTLLPLLRNDLVDLALRVAEGRLRGTKLFWRQGASACVVLAAPGYPESPRKGIPLHVPEPPEGVLIFHAGTRWERSSLVSAGGRVLNVVGLGETLEEALSRAYGFIPQVGFPGVQYRKDIGHKALHLG; from the coding sequence ATGAAGGTGCTGGTGGTGGGTTCCGGGGGGCGGGAGCACGCCCTCCTTTGGAAGGCTGCGCAAAGCCCCCTGGTGGATCGGCTCTACGCCGCTCCTGGCAACGCCGGGATGGCGGCTTTGGCGGAGCTGGTTCCCTGGAATGGAGACGTGGAGGCCCTGGCGGACTGGGCTTTGAGCGAGGGGATAGACCTCACCCTGGTGGGTCCCGAGGCTCCCTTGGTGGAGGGCATCGCCGATGCCTTCCAGAAGCGGGGCCTTCTCATTTTTGGTCCCACCCAGAAGGCGGCCATGATCGAGGGTTCCAAGGCCTTCGCCAAGAGGCTCATGGAGCGCTACGGCATTCCCACGGCCCAGTACCGCGTGTTCCAGGATGCCCTCCTGGCCCTGGAGTATGTGGAGAGCGCGGGTGTACCCATCGTCATCAAGGACTCCGGCCTGGCGGCGGGCAAGGGGGTGACCGTGGCCTTTGACCTGCACACCGCCAAGCAGGCCGTTCTCAACCTTCTCTCCGGCCCCGAGGGAGGGGAGGTGGTGGTGGAGGAATACCTGGAGGGGGACGAGGCCACGGTGCTGGCCTTGACCGATGGCGAAACCATCCTGCCCCTCCTCCCCTCCCAGGACCACAAGCGCCTTTTGGACGGGGACCAAGGGCCCATGACCGGGGGCATGGGGGCGGTGGCCCCTTACCCCATGGAGGCCGCCACCCTGAGGCGGGTGGAGGAGGAGATCCTGAAACCCTTGATCCACGGGCTGAGGGCGGAAGGGGTGGTTTACCGGGGGGTGGTCTATGCCGGTTTGATGCTCACCCGGGAGGGCCCCAAGGTGCTGGAGTTCAACGCCCGCTTTGGCGACCCCGAGGCCCAGACCCTTTTGCCCCTTTTGCGGAATGACCTGGTGGACCTGGCCCTGAGGGTGGCGGAGGGGCGGCTTAGGGGAACGAAGCTTTTCTGGCGGCAGGGAGCCTCCGCCTGCGTGGTTCTGGCAGCACCCGGTTACCCGGAAAGCCCGAGGAAGGGGATTCCCCTCCATGTCCCTGAGCCGCCGGAAGGGGTTTTGATCTTCCATGCGGGGACCCGGTGGGAGAGGAGCAGCCTGGTAAGCGCGGGGGGGAGGGTTCTGAACGTGGTCGGGTTAGGGGAGACCCTGGAGGAGGCCCTTTCCCGGGCCTATGGCTTTATTCCCCAGGTGGGCTTCCCCGGGGTCCAGTACCGGAAGGACATAGGCCACAAGGCCCTCCACCTGGGCTAG
- a CDS encoding 3'-5' exonuclease: MEGLLYTAFDLETTGLDPEKDAIIALGAVHILGKKVLRHEVFEALVNPGRYIPKASTEVHGLTWEVLKEKPKLEEVLPGFHLFLEDTVLLAHNGAFDMAFLRRVGIDQPPLVDTLLLSYLLFPDLQDHRLETLAERFGVPVIGRHTALGDALMTAEVFVGMVPLLKAKGYRTLGEVLRACARLPLARLKY, from the coding sequence TTGGAAGGTCTCCTGTACACTGCCTTCGACCTGGAAACCACCGGCCTGGATCCGGAAAAGGACGCCATCATCGCCCTAGGGGCGGTCCACATCCTCGGAAAAAAGGTGCTTCGCCACGAGGTCTTCGAGGCCCTGGTTAACCCTGGACGCTACATTCCCAAGGCCTCCACCGAGGTCCACGGCCTCACCTGGGAGGTGCTGAAGGAAAAGCCCAAGCTGGAGGAGGTGCTCCCCGGCTTTCACCTCTTCCTGGAGGATACGGTGCTCCTGGCCCACAACGGAGCCTTTGACATGGCCTTCCTAAGGCGGGTGGGCATCGACCAGCCCCCTTTGGTGGATACCCTCCTCCTTTCCTACCTGCTCTTCCCCGACCTCCAGGACCACCGCCTGGAAACCCTGGCGGAGCGCTTCGGCGTGCCCGTGATCGGCCGGCACACCGCCTTGGGGGATGCCCTCATGACCGCAGAGGTCTTCGTGGGCATGGTCCCTCTCCTCAAGGCCAAGGGCTACCGCACCCTGGGGGAGGTGCTTAGGGCCTGCGCCAGGCTGCCCCTGGCCCGGCTCAAGTACTGA
- a CDS encoding response regulator transcription factor: protein MRILVVDDEESILVPLEFLLKKAGHEVVLARTGEEALEALSRGVFDLMVLDLMLPGVDGFAVLERAKALPQRPKVLVLTARGREADRAKALALGAEAFMAKPFGIQDLLSQVEELAGGR from the coding sequence ATGAGGATCCTGGTGGTGGACGATGAGGAAAGCATCCTGGTGCCTTTGGAGTTCCTCCTGAAAAAGGCCGGGCACGAGGTAGTTCTGGCCCGCACGGGGGAAGAGGCCCTCGAGGCCCTATCCCGAGGAGTCTTTGACCTTATGGTCTTGGACCTCATGCTTCCCGGCGTGGATGGCTTCGCCGTCTTGGAGCGGGCCAAGGCCCTACCCCAAAGGCCCAAGGTCCTGGTGCTCACCGCCCGGGGGCGGGAGGCGGACCGGGCCAAGGCCTTGGCCCTGGGAGCCGAGGCCTTCATGGCCAAGCCCTTTGGCATCCAGGACCTCCTTTCCCAGGTGGAGGAGCTCGCGGGGGGAAGATGA
- a CDS encoding ATP-binding protein: MNPLLLLLSLFLYLGLLFLVALLGEGRGRLWVQSPWAYTLSLAVYATAWTFMGSVGRAATEGASFLPIYLGPTLALLLWPFLHAKLLSLARAHRLTSWADFLYLRFGHGFLGPLAAAFLVVGLLPYLALQLKAIAQAFLFLRGEEEPLTDIALPTALLLALFAILFGTRRLDPSERHQGLVLAVAFESLVKLLALLLVGGVALWRLGNPFPRVQDHPELLPLLLPQEGLTGYLAWASLVVLSGLAFLFLPRQFHVSVVENTDPQHLRLAAWAFPLYLLLITLPVLPLALWGRLLLPGANPDLYVLALPLELGSAPLALFAFLGGVSAATAMVVVEGLALSILISNHLLSPLLLRFRALGSLLLWRRISILAVMLLAYLYFRLAGEAYALVAMGLISFVAVAQLAPAALLGLFWKGTTPQGALAGLLGGILLWAYTLFLPALARSGWLPPFFLEGPHPLLRPEGLLGIRGLDPVTHGFLASLTLNLALTLGVSLFTRRKALPEERTGEVEELAALLRRVLGPEAEEGFRRQAQALPGREAAGLAETLLAGSVGPATAKLLLLSVTREAPPEALREEVEEAARESRELRAYAQALEEARKELAEAYERLKALDQAKDELLAAVSHELKTPLTAVRALAEILEAHPDLPEGERGRFTALLAKETARLSRLVEEVLAYTRLQAGVPLARSPTDLRALAEEALALVEPLARERGITMESHLAGVQALTDRDRVLQVLLNLLHNALRHARSRVRLELALKDREALFRVVDDGPGVPPQARALVFEPFQSFSGGTGLGLFLARRLVESLGGRIWLEEGEGASFAFTLPLEVAHEDPGGGR; encoded by the coding sequence ATGAACCCTCTCCTTCTTCTCCTGAGCCTATTCCTCTACCTGGGCCTCCTCTTCCTGGTGGCCCTCCTGGGGGAAGGGCGGGGACGCCTTTGGGTCCAAAGCCCCTGGGCGTACACCCTTTCCCTGGCGGTCTACGCCACCGCCTGGACCTTCATGGGCAGCGTGGGCCGGGCGGCCACGGAGGGAGCCAGCTTCCTCCCCATCTACCTGGGACCCACCCTGGCCCTCCTCCTCTGGCCTTTCCTTCACGCAAAACTCCTCTCCCTGGCCCGGGCCCACCGCCTCACCTCCTGGGCCGACTTCCTCTACCTGCGCTTCGGCCACGGCTTCCTTGGCCCCCTGGCCGCCGCCTTTCTGGTGGTGGGCCTGCTTCCCTACCTGGCCCTGCAGCTCAAGGCCATCGCCCAAGCCTTCCTCTTCCTCAGGGGCGAGGAGGAGCCCCTCACGGACATCGCCCTTCCCACCGCCTTGCTTCTGGCCCTCTTCGCCATCCTCTTCGGTACCCGCCGCCTGGATCCCTCAGAGCGGCACCAGGGCCTGGTGCTGGCGGTGGCCTTCGAGTCCCTGGTGAAGCTCTTGGCCCTCCTCCTCGTGGGGGGAGTGGCCCTCTGGCGGCTGGGCAACCCGTTTCCTCGGGTCCAAGACCACCCCGAGCTTCTCCCCCTCCTGCTCCCCCAGGAGGGCCTTACCGGTTACCTGGCATGGGCGAGCCTGGTGGTCCTTTCCGGCCTAGCCTTCCTCTTTCTGCCCCGGCAGTTCCACGTGAGCGTGGTGGAAAACACCGATCCTCAACACCTCCGCCTGGCGGCCTGGGCCTTCCCCCTGTACCTCCTCCTCATCACCCTGCCCGTCCTTCCCCTGGCCCTCTGGGGTCGGCTGCTCTTGCCGGGGGCGAACCCGGACCTCTACGTGCTGGCCCTGCCCCTGGAACTCGGAAGCGCTCCCCTAGCCCTTTTCGCTTTCCTGGGCGGGGTTTCGGCGGCCACGGCCATGGTGGTGGTGGAGGGCCTGGCCCTTTCCATCCTCATCTCCAACCACCTCCTCTCCCCCCTCCTCCTCCGCTTCCGTGCCCTGGGAAGCCTCCTCCTTTGGCGAAGGATCTCCATCCTGGCGGTGATGCTCCTGGCCTACCTCTATTTCCGCCTGGCGGGAGAGGCCTACGCCCTGGTGGCCATGGGCCTCATCTCCTTCGTGGCCGTGGCCCAGCTGGCCCCGGCGGCCCTGCTCGGGCTCTTCTGGAAGGGAACCACCCCCCAAGGGGCTCTGGCAGGCCTTCTGGGAGGCATCCTCCTCTGGGCCTACACCCTCTTCCTTCCCGCCCTGGCCCGCTCGGGCTGGCTCCCCCCCTTCTTTTTGGAAGGCCCCCACCCCCTCTTAAGGCCGGAGGGGCTTTTGGGCATCCGGGGCCTGGATCCCGTGACCCACGGGTTTTTGGCAAGCCTTACCCTGAACCTGGCCTTGACCCTCGGGGTTTCCCTCTTCACCCGCCGGAAGGCCTTGCCGGAGGAGCGCACCGGGGAGGTGGAGGAGCTCGCCGCCCTCCTCAGGCGGGTCTTGGGGCCGGAGGCGGAGGAGGGCTTCCGCCGGCAGGCCCAGGCCCTCCCGGGCCGGGAAGCGGCGGGGCTGGCGGAAACCCTGCTGGCGGGGTCCGTGGGACCCGCCACCGCCAAGCTCCTCCTCCTCTCCGTCACCCGGGAGGCCCCCCCGGAGGCCCTGCGGGAGGAGGTGGAGGAGGCAGCCCGGGAATCCCGGGAGCTTCGGGCCTACGCCCAAGCCCTTGAGGAGGCCAGGAAGGAGCTTGCCGAAGCCTACGAACGGCTGAAGGCCCTGGACCAGGCCAAGGACGAGCTCCTGGCCGCGGTTTCCCACGAGCTTAAAACCCCCCTCACCGCCGTGCGGGCCCTGGCGGAGATCCTCGAGGCCCACCCCGACCTCCCCGAGGGGGAACGGGGCCGCTTCACCGCCCTTCTCGCCAAGGAAACCGCCAGGCTCTCCCGCCTGGTGGAGGAGGTCCTGGCCTACACCCGGCTCCAGGCAGGGGTGCCCCTGGCCCGCAGCCCCACGGACCTCCGGGCCCTGGCGGAGGAGGCCCTGGCCCTGGTGGAACCCCTGGCCCGGGAAAGGGGGATTACAATGGAGTCCCATCTGGCGGGGGTGCAAGCCCTCACCGACCGGGACCGGGTGCTCCAGGTGCTTTTGAACCTCCTCCACAACGCCCTGCGCCATGCCCGAAGCCGGGTGCGCCTGGAACTTGCCCTTAAGGACCGGGAAGCCCTCTTCCGGGTAGTGGACGACGGCCCCGGGGTACCGCCCCAGGCCAGGGCCTTGGTATTCGAACCCTTCCAGAGCTTCTCCGGAGGTACAGGCCTGGGCCTTTTCCTAGCGCGGAGGCTGGTGGAAAGCCTGGGGGGACGAATCTGGTTAGAGGAGGGGGAAGGAGCCAGCTTCGCCTTCACCCTTCCCCTGGAGGTGGCGCATGAGGATCCTGGTGGTGGACGATGA